The sequence TGATCTGTCTGGAACCACGCTTCGATGTCGGGCGCGACCAGCTGTCCCGCCTTGGGGCCCCCACGATACTTCACGATGGGGCCGAGCGTGCCGGCAACCCGCGCACGCAGTGCGTAGTTCGAGGCGCCCAAGTTCGATGGCCCCGAGGCATCGGCTGCATACGACACCGCGGAGGGACGAGGCTGAAAGTACTCGTCCTTGGTGAACGGCTGCGCAATGAGCCGCGAGCCCACAACCTTGCCGTCGGGACCGCGGACGAGGCTGCCATTCGCTTGATTGGGAAAGACCGTCTGTCCGATCACCCACAGCGTGAGGGGATACAGACCGCAACAGATGGCGACCGCGAACGCCATCAGCAGCACACTCTTCGTCAGATATCGGATCATGGTTTCGTCTCCTCGTTCGTCAGGCAACCAGATGCAGCCAGACCATGACGACGTCGATCAGCTTGATGCCGACAAATGGAACGATGACGCCGCCCAAGCCCCAGATCAGGAGGTTGCGTCGCAACAGCGCCTCGGCGCCGATGGGCTGGTACTTGACTCCTTTCAACGCGATCGGGATGAGCAGCGGGATGATGAGGGCGTTGAAGATCACCGCCGACAGGATTGCCGAGGTCGGCGAGTGCAGATGCATGACATCCATGGGTTTCAGCCACGGCAGTGTCCCCGCAAACAGCGCCGGGATAATGGCGAAGTACTTGGCGACGTCGTTGGCGATCGAGAAGGTCGTCAGCGCGCCGCGCGTCATCAGCAACTGTTTGCCGATCTCCACGACCTCGAGCAGCTTCGTTGGGTCACTGTCGAGGTCCACCATGTTGCCGGCCTCTTTGGCCGCTTGCGTACCCGAGTTCATCGCCAGACCGACGTCGGCCTGCGCCAGCGCCGGCGCGTCGTTGGTCCCGTCGCCCATCATGGCCACCAGCTTGCCCTCGGCTTGCTCCTTTTGGATGTAAGCGAGCTTCGCCTCAGGGGTGGACTGCGCGATGAAGTCGTCGACGCCGGCCTGGGCGGCAATGGTGGCCGCCGTGAGCGGGTTGTCACCGGTGATCATCACCGTACGTAGACCCATCTTGCGCAGCCGCTCGAAACGCTCCTTGATGCCGGCTTTCAGGATGTCTTCGAGCACCACCACGCCGGCGATCTCCGCTCCCTCCGCCACGACGAGGGGTGTGGCTCCCTTGGAAGCGACTTCGTCCACCTTTGCGTCCAACCCGTCCGGAAGGCGCCCCTGTTGCTCTCGCACAAACTTCACCACAGCATCCGACGCGCCTTTGCGAATGCGCTTGCCGTCGGGCAGATCGATGCCGCTCATGCGCGTCTGCGCAGTGAAGGGCACGAATTCGGCGCCGGGGGGCGCGCTCGCCGCGCCCGCGAGGCGATCCACTTCTTGCGCGAGTTTCACGATCGATTTGCCTTCCGGAGTTTCGTCCGCCACCGACGCCAACGCCGCCAGGCGGGCAAGCTGCCCCACGGTGTACGCCCCTATGGGCAGCAATTGGGTTGCCCGCCGGTTGCCTATGGTGATGGTGCCGGTCTTATCGAGCAAGACAATGTCGATATCACCAGCGGTTTCCACGGCTTTGCCGCTTTTGGCGATGATGTTGGCTTGCAGGGCCCGATCCATTCCCGCGATGCCGATGGCGGCAAGCAGTGCGCCAATGGTCGTCGGAATCAGGCACACCAACAGCGCCACCAAGGTCGGAATGTCCGTGCCCAAGCTCCTGAGCGGCTCCGTGATGCCGAGGTACCCCGCCATGTACTGCTCTGCGTTCCAGGCCATTGGCCACAGCGGCACGACGACGATCAAGAAGATGAGAGTGAAGGCAGAGAGAACGAGTGTCAGCGCAATCTCATTAGGCGTGCGCTGGCGAATGGCGCCCTCGACCAAGGCGATCATGCGATCGAGAAAGGTTTGGCCGGCTGCGGCCGTGATCTGCACGACGATGCGGTCCGAAAGCACCATGGTGCCGCCCGTCACTCCGGAGCGGTCGCCGCCGGCCTCACGGATCACCGGTGCGGACTCGCCGGTAATTGCCGACTCATCGACTGAGGCGACGCCGTCGATGATCTCGCCGTCACCCGGAATGATCTGACCGGCCTCGACGACGACACGATCGCCCGACTTCAACGCCATCGAAGAGATCTGCTCGACGGTGTTGTTCGGGCGCAGCCGATAGGCGGGCGTGTCGCGGCGCGTGCGCCGGAGCGAGTCCGCCTGGGCTTTGCCACGCGCCTCGGCGAGTGCCGTGGCGAAATTGGCGAACAGCACCGTCAGGAAAAGCCAGAAATCCAGCGCGATGAAGTAGGTGACCGGCATTTGGCTCGACGAGCCGGCGATGATCGCCTGCACCACAAACAGGAGCGTCAAGAAGGCGCCGACCTCGACCACGAACATCACCGGATTCTTCCACTGGATGTCCGGGCGCAACATGACAAACGACTGCTTGAGCGCGCCGCGCACCAGCTCCGGTGCCAGCAAGGCTTGACGCCGGGACCGGCGAGGCGGTCGCGGCTGTCGCGGCGCGGTTTCGATTTTCGGTGCAGCGTGTACAGTCTGCGTCATCGGAATTGCCATTAACGTCTACCTCCTATGGAAACGGATCGGCCCTTCACCCTCAGCCGCCGAACGGCATCGGGGCCAAGTGCTCGGCCAGCGGGCCCAGCGCGGCCACCGGTAGGAACAGTAGGGCGCCGATGATCAGAATGGTGCCCAGCATGAGGAAGCCGAAGGTCGCGGTGTCGTCGCGCATCGTCCCGGACGTGAAGGGGCTTTTCTTCTTCCGCCCCAGGCCTGCCGCCAGCGCAATCGGCGCGATCATCGGCAGGTAGCGGCTGATCAGCATGACCATACCGGCGGCGATGTCCCACGGCACGCTCTCCGGTGCGGGGGATGCATTGTCGTTGAAGCCGTAGGTGTCGCCGAGCCCTTCGAACCCCGAGCCGTTGTTGGCGGACGAGGACGAGAACTCGTAGACGATCTCCGAAAACCCGTGCGCCCCTGGGTTGCTCTCCGCCTTCGTCCCCCACGCCGTCCCCGCAAACAACCCCGATGGTCCGAGAATCATGATGGGATGCACGAGCAGGCCGATCATCGCCAGCTTCATTTCACGCGCCCCGACCTTGAAGCCCAAGTACTCGGGCGTCCGACCCACCATCTGACCGGCGATGAACACCCCGATGATCAGGAAGAAGAGGAAATTGATCATGCCGACGCCCTGGCCGCCGAACACGCAGTTGAGCCACATTCCCACCAGCGGCGACAACCCCGCCAACGGATTCAGACTGTCGTGGGCGCGATTGACCGCCCCCGTGGTAAACGCAGTCGTCACCGCGGCGAAGGTTCCGCCCGCAGAGGTGCCGAAGCGCAGCTCCGCGCCTTCGAGGTTGCCCAGCGCCTGATTCACCGGGAGCCCCGCCACCGCGGGGAATGGGACTGCACGTGTTCCGCCTGCGGCGGTCGCGCTGGGGACCGTAAAGGTGCCATTCGCCGCATGCGCGGTAATCCCCGGATTCGGCTGCATGGCGTCCCAATAGACCGCCCAGCCGATCATGCCGACCAACATCGTTCCCATCACCGCATAGATCACGACGGCGTGACGCAGCCGACGCAGCATGCGGCCGTACATCAACACGAGCGTCGAGGGAAACAGCATCATGCCGAGACAGGTCACAAAATTGGTCAGCGCGTTCGGGTTTTCGAACGGGTGGGCTCCGTTGGCACCGTAGAACCCGCCGCCATTGGTGCCGATTTGCTTGATGGGAATCATCGCCGCGACCGGACCGACGATGATGTTCTGCGGCTTGACCTGACCATCGTCAGTCGTGCCCATGGCTCCGGGTTCGAGCGTCTGGACCTGTATTGAGGTCTGGTACGTCATGGGCATGCCCTGCGACATGAAAATCGTGCCCACGATCAGGCAGGCGGGCACGAACATGTAGACCAGCACGCGCCACATATCGACGAAGTAATTGCCGATGGTCTTCTCACCCCGGAACAGCCGGATGATGGCGGTCAGGGCGCAGAAACCCACGGCCGCTGAAATGTACATGTTGGCGACGATGCAGAAGAGCTGGCTGAAATTGGAGAAGTGCACATCGCCGGAGTAATGCTGCAGGTTGGTGTTCGTCATGAAGGATGCGACGGTGTTGAAGATCGTCGTGGGTTCGAGCATCCCTCTCCCCAGCGGGTTCAGCGGTGCCCAGGGCTGCACGGCCAAGACGATGAACCCGTACATGAAGAGCACGGCATTGAAGATGATCAGCGCGGCCGTGTACTGCTTCCAGTCCTGCGGCCCGGTATCGAGGCGTTCCTCGAACCAGCGCAGCAGGCGCGGTGCCCGATATTGTCCCTCCATGATCCACGCCGCGTATCGACTCACTGGAATCGAGAGCAAGACCATGGTTACAATCATCAACAGTGGTAGAAGCCACATGAGATTAACCCTCCATTTAGTGAGCGTCGCTTCGTTGCATCAGTTCACGTTGCATCCGTAGCCGCGCGCAGCGACCCAACACGTCCGCCGGAAGCCTCTGGAGTGCGGGCGGGGAGCGGTCCCGCCGAACCGACGCTGGGCGCAGCCCCTAGAACCATTCTGGTCGAATGAGCGCCACAAATAGGTACACGAACAAAAACAATGAGACCGCTGCCGTCAGATAGACCATGTGCTGATCCCTCCTCAGATCTTTTCGCACGCCGTGATGAAGGCGTAGGACAGGGCCATCGTGACGAGTCCCAGAAAGAACATCGCTGGCAGCCAGACCACAAGATTCATTGATGCGTCCTCCTAGTGAAGTATGAGGGCAAGAACTGTTCCATCAGTCGACCCACGGCCTTCCAGCGGGCGCACGAAACCCGAGCCGGATGAGGGGCTCTGACGGCCCTGCATTCTTACACGGTGTTGTTTCCACGATCCTGCATTTCGCAGGGGCACAATCGCCCTGCGCTCGGTCGGTGGTCGGTCGTTACCGTCGTCGCCAAGAGCAGCCTTCGTGCCAGTCGCTGCCGGTGTTGCCCCGCGTGCAGCTCAAGTGGGGATGCGCGTTGGCCTTCCGAAGTGCAGTAATGACACAATGCCTTCCGCAACAATCTTCGGAACGAAAGAAGCAGAAGACACGAAAATCCCGGTAGGGGTGTCACAGTGTGTGCAGCTACAGTCTCGCTCCTCAGCTTGGGCGCCGCTGCCGCTCATTGCCCGGTGATCTTGATTTCACACATGGTGCGAAGGCGCACTTCACGCAGTAGGCCGTCCCGACGTCAGCCGCGGCGTAGCAGGCAGCTCCCAACAAACGGCCGCGGCACGTCGAACAACCTC comes from Candidatus Binatia bacterium and encodes:
- the kdpB gene encoding potassium-transporting ATPase subunit KdpB; translation: MAIPMTQTVHAAPKIETAPRQPRPPRRSRRQALLAPELVRGALKQSFVMLRPDIQWKNPVMFVVEVGAFLTLLFVVQAIIAGSSSQMPVTYFIALDFWLFLTVLFANFATALAEARGKAQADSLRRTRRDTPAYRLRPNNTVEQISSMALKSGDRVVVEAGQIIPGDGEIIDGVASVDESAITGESAPVIREAGGDRSGVTGGTMVLSDRIVVQITAAAGQTFLDRMIALVEGAIRQRTPNEIALTLVLSAFTLIFLIVVVPLWPMAWNAEQYMAGYLGITEPLRSLGTDIPTLVALLVCLIPTTIGALLAAIGIAGMDRALQANIIAKSGKAVETAGDIDIVLLDKTGTITIGNRRATQLLPIGAYTVGQLARLAALASVADETPEGKSIVKLAQEVDRLAGAASAPPGAEFVPFTAQTRMSGIDLPDGKRIRKGASDAVVKFVREQQGRLPDGLDAKVDEVASKGATPLVVAEGAEIAGVVVLEDILKAGIKERFERLRKMGLRTVMITGDNPLTAATIAAQAGVDDFIAQSTPEAKLAYIQKEQAEGKLVAMMGDGTNDAPALAQADVGLAMNSGTQAAKEAGNMVDLDSDPTKLLEVVEIGKQLLMTRGALTTFSIANDVAKYFAIIPALFAGTLPWLKPMDVMHLHSPTSAILSAVIFNALIIPLLIPIALKGVKYQPIGAEALLRRNLLIWGLGGVIVPFVGIKLIDVVMVWLHLVA
- the kdpA gene encoding potassium-transporting ATPase subunit KdpA, which gives rise to MWLLPLLMIVTMVLLSIPVSRYAAWIMEGQYRAPRLLRWFEERLDTGPQDWKQYTAALIIFNAVLFMYGFIVLAVQPWAPLNPLGRGMLEPTTIFNTVASFMTNTNLQHYSGDVHFSNFSQLFCIVANMYISAAVGFCALTAIIRLFRGEKTIGNYFVDMWRVLVYMFVPACLIVGTIFMSQGMPMTYQTSIQVQTLEPGAMGTTDDGQVKPQNIIVGPVAAMIPIKQIGTNGGGFYGANGAHPFENPNALTNFVTCLGMMLFPSTLVLMYGRMLRRLRHAVVIYAVMGTMLVGMIGWAVYWDAMQPNPGITAHAANGTFTVPSATAAGGTRAVPFPAVAGLPVNQALGNLEGAELRFGTSAGGTFAAVTTAFTTGAVNRAHDSLNPLAGLSPLVGMWLNCVFGGQGVGMINFLFFLIIGVFIAGQMVGRTPEYLGFKVGAREMKLAMIGLLVHPIMILGPSGLFAGTAWGTKAESNPGAHGFSEIVYEFSSSSANNGSGFEGLGDTYGFNDNASPAPESVPWDIAAGMVMLISRYLPMIAPIALAAGLGRKKKSPFTSGTMRDDTATFGFLMLGTILIIGALLFLPVAALGPLAEHLAPMPFGG